The following proteins are co-located in the Deinococcus metallilatus genome:
- the rplP gene encoding 50S ribosomal protein L16 produces the protein MLLPKRTKYRKQFRGRMTGDAKGGDYVAFGDYGLVALEPAWIKSNQIEACRIVMSRHFRRGGKIYIRIFPDKPVTKKPAETRMGKGKGAVEYWVSVVKPGRVMFEVSGVTEEQAKEAFRLAGHKLPIQTKMVRREVYDEAQ, from the coding sequence ATGCTTCTTCCGAAGCGCACCAAGTACCGCAAGCAGTTCCGCGGCCGCATGACCGGCGACGCCAAGGGCGGCGATTACGTCGCCTTCGGTGACTACGGTCTGGTTGCCCTGGAACCCGCCTGGATCAAGAGCAACCAGATCGAGGCGTGCCGCATCGTGATGAGCCGCCACTTCCGCCGCGGCGGCAAGATCTACATCCGCATCTTCCCCGACAAGCCCGTCACCAAGAAGCCCGCCGAAACCCGAATGGGGAAGGGCAAGGGCGCGGTGGAGTACTGGGTCAGCGTGGTGAAGCCCGGCCGCGTGATGTTCGAGGTGTCCGGCGTGACCGAGGAGCAGGCCAAGGAAGCCTTCCGCCTGGCCGGTCACAAGCTCCCGATCCAGACCAAGATGGTGAGGCGCGAGGTGTACGATGAAGCCCAGTGA
- the rplC gene encoding 50S ribosomal protein L3, translated as MTKGILGTKIGMTQIWKGDRAIPVTVVLAGPCPVVQRKTALTDGYEAVQLGFAPKSEKRVNRPQMGHFQKAGVAPVRFLREFRGFSPDGDTVNVDIFAEGEKIDATGTSKGKGTQGVMKRWNFKGGPASHGSKKWHRRPGSIGQRKTPGRVYKGKKMAGHMGMERVTVQNLEVVEVRAGENIILVKGAIPGANGGLVMLRQAAKGGK; from the coding sequence ATGACCAAGGGCATCCTCGGCACCAAGATCGGCATGACCCAGATCTGGAAGGGCGACCGCGCCATTCCGGTGACGGTCGTGCTGGCTGGCCCCTGCCCCGTCGTGCAGCGCAAGACCGCGCTGACCGACGGCTACGAGGCCGTGCAGCTCGGCTTCGCGCCCAAGAGCGAGAAGCGCGTGAATAGGCCCCAGATGGGCCACTTCCAGAAGGCCGGGGTTGCCCCGGTGCGCTTCCTGCGCGAGTTCCGCGGCTTCAGCCCCGACGGCGACACCGTGAACGTGGACATTTTCGCGGAAGGCGAGAAGATCGACGCGACCGGCACCAGCAAGGGCAAGGGCACCCAGGGCGTGATGAAGCGCTGGAACTTCAAGGGCGGTCCTGCCAGCCACGGCTCCAAGAAGTGGCACCGCCGCCCCGGCTCCATCGGCCAGCGCAAGACGCCGGGCCGCGTGTACAAGGGCAAGAAGATGGCGGGCCACATGGGCATGGAGCGCGTCACCGTGCAGAACCTGGAAGTGGTCGAGGTGCGCGCCGGTGAGAACATCATCCTCGTGAAGGGGGCCATCCCCGGCGCGAACGGTGGGCTCGTGATGCTGCGCCAGGCCGCCAAGGGAGGCAAGTAA
- the rplV gene encoding 50S ribosomal protein L22 — protein sequence MSIPTTELSFRNKKQRKQQVKLRRPGYAVAKYVRMSPRKVRLVVDVIRGKSVQDAEDLLRFLPKSASEPVAKVLKSAKSNAINNDEMLEDRLFVQAAYVDAGPTLKRLIPRARGSANIIKKRTSHITIIVGERESLGRKGSR from the coding sequence ATGAGCATCCCCACCACTGAACTGAGCTTCCGCAACAAGAAGCAGCGCAAGCAGCAGGTCAAGCTGCGCCGCCCCGGCTACGCTGTGGCCAAGTATGTGCGGATGAGCCCCCGCAAGGTGCGCCTGGTCGTGGACGTGATCCGCGGCAAAAGCGTGCAGGACGCCGAGGACCTGCTGCGCTTCCTGCCCAAGAGCGCGTCGGAACCCGTCGCCAAGGTGCTCAAGAGCGCCAAGAGCAACGCGATCAACAACGACGAGATGCTCGAAGACCGCCTCTTTGTCCAGGCGGCCTACGTCGACGCGGGTCCGACACTCAAGCGCCTGATCCCCCGCGCGCGCGGCAGCGCCAACATCATCAAGAAGCGCACCAGCCACATCACGATCATCGTGGGCGAGCGCGAGAGCCTTGGCCGGAAGGGAAGCAGATAA
- the rplD gene encoding 50S ribosomal protein L4, with protein sequence MAQINVIGKNGGRSIDLDLPEVNPHVLHEVVTWQLAGRRRGTASTKTRAQVSKTGKKMFSQKGTGNARHGDRSVPTFVGGGVAFGPKPRSYSYTLPRKVRQLGLAMALADRQNTGKLTAVDGFDLDGKTKSFINWAAQNGLDGSERVLIVTDDELTRRAARNVAWATVLPVAGLNAYDILRHERLVIDAVALEPAQELEIVPFEGNVQEGASL encoded by the coding sequence ATGGCGCAGATCAACGTCATCGGCAAGAACGGGGGCCGCAGCATCGACCTCGACCTGCCGGAAGTGAACCCGCACGTGCTGCACGAGGTCGTGACCTGGCAGCTCGCGGGCCGCCGCCGCGGCACCGCCAGCACCAAGACCCGCGCGCAGGTCAGCAAGACCGGCAAGAAGATGTTCAGCCAGAAGGGCACCGGCAACGCCCGTCACGGCGACCGCAGCGTGCCGACCTTCGTGGGCGGCGGCGTCGCTTTCGGCCCCAAGCCCCGCTCCTACAGCTACACCCTGCCCCGCAAGGTGCGGCAGCTCGGCCTGGCGATGGCGCTGGCCGACCGCCAGAACACCGGCAAGCTGACCGCCGTGGACGGCTTCGACCTCGACGGCAAGACCAAGAGCTTTATCAACTGGGCCGCCCAGAACGGCCTCGACGGCAGCGAGCGCGTGCTGATCGTCACCGACGACGAGCTGACCCGCCGCGCGGCGCGCAACGTCGCCTGGGCCACGGTGCTGCCCGTCGCGGGCCTCAACGCCTACGACATCCTGCGCCACGAGCGCCTGGTGATCGACGCGGTCGCGCTGGAACCTGCCCAGGAACTGGAAATCGTTCCTTTTGAGGGGAACGTGCAGGAAGGGGCCTCGCTGTGA
- the rpsC gene encoding 30S ribosomal protein S3 — protein sequence MGNKINPNGFRLGITKGWNSRWYAGKKQYSQLLKEDEKIRKLVGKKLAAAGIARIEIERAGQQVNVIISAAKPGIVIGKGGESIKQLRGDIERLVSAGTVAVNVAEIPNPNISAPLVALRIAEQIERRFAFRRAMKQAAQRVMESGARGVKVILSGRLGGAEQARTEKVLEGRVPLHTLRADIDYGTALARTTYGILGVKVLVFNGEVIGGKTETLARPPRRNDERRREDGDRPNRRRPTARRRPGGE from the coding sequence ATGGGCAACAAGATCAACCCCAACGGCTTCCGCCTGGGCATCACCAAGGGCTGGAACAGCCGCTGGTACGCGGGCAAGAAGCAGTACAGCCAGCTCCTGAAGGAAGACGAGAAGATCCGCAAGCTGGTCGGCAAGAAGCTGGCCGCCGCCGGGATCGCCCGCATCGAGATCGAGCGCGCGGGCCAGCAGGTCAACGTGATCATCTCCGCGGCCAAGCCCGGCATCGTGATCGGCAAGGGCGGCGAGAGCATCAAGCAACTGCGCGGTGACATCGAGCGCCTCGTCAGCGCGGGCACCGTCGCGGTGAACGTCGCCGAGATTCCCAACCCCAACATCAGCGCGCCCCTCGTGGCCCTGCGCATTGCCGAGCAGATCGAGCGCCGCTTCGCGTTCCGCCGCGCGATGAAGCAGGCCGCGCAGCGCGTGATGGAGTCGGGCGCCCGCGGCGTCAAGGTGATCCTGTCGGGTCGCCTGGGCGGCGCCGAGCAGGCCCGCACCGAGAAGGTCCTCGAAGGCCGCGTGCCGCTGCACACGCTGCGCGCCGACATCGACTACGGCACCGCGCTGGCCCGCACGACCTACGGCATCCTGGGCGTCAAGGTGCTGGTGTTCAACGGTGAAGTCATCGGGGGCAAGACCGAGACGCTCGCCCGTCCCCCCCGCCGCAACGACGAGCGCCGCCGTGAAGACGGTGACCGTCCCAACCGCCGCCGTCCGACCGCGCGGCGCCGCCCCGGAGGTGAGTGA
- the rpsJ gene encoding 30S ribosomal protein S10: MVAPKIRIKLRGFDHKALDQSASKIVDTVRRTGADVSGPVPLPTRIRRFTVLRSPFKYKDSREHFEIRTHNRLVDIMNPTKKTIDSLMTLDLPTGVDIEIKTVGGRA; this comes from the coding sequence ATGGTTGCCCCGAAGATTCGTATCAAACTGCGTGGCTTTGACCACAAGGCGCTGGACCAGTCCGCGAGCAAGATCGTGGACACGGTCCGGCGCACCGGGGCGGACGTGAGCGGTCCCGTGCCGCTCCCCACCCGCATCCGCCGTTTCACCGTGCTGCGCTCGCCCTTCAAGTACAAGGACAGCCGCGAGCACTTCGAGATTCGCACCCACAACCGTCTGGTGGACATCATGAACCCCACCAAGAAGACGATTGATTCGCTGATGACCCTCGATCTGCCCACCGGCGTGGACATCGAGATCAAGACCGTCGGGGGCCGGGCATGA
- a CDS encoding 50S ribosomal protein L23: MSQYDIIKQPVISEKAYAGMERGVYSFWVDPKATKTEIKSAVQQVFGVTVVGISTMNVPGKRKRVGRFVGQRADRKKAIVRLAEGQTIQALEGQA, from the coding sequence GTGAGCCAGTACGACATCATCAAGCAGCCCGTGATCAGCGAGAAGGCCTACGCGGGCATGGAGCGCGGCGTCTACTCGTTCTGGGTGGACCCCAAGGCGACCAAGACCGAGATCAAGTCGGCCGTGCAGCAGGTCTTCGGCGTGACCGTCGTGGGCATCAGCACCATGAACGTGCCGGGCAAGCGCAAGCGCGTGGGCCGCTTCGTCGGCCAGCGTGCCGACCGCAAGAAGGCCATCGTGCGCCTCGCCGAAGGCCAGACCATCCAGGCCCTCGAGGGCCAGGCCTAA
- the rplB gene encoding 50S ribosomal protein L2 translates to MAVKKYRPYTPSRRQMTTADFSGLTKKRPEKALTTALPKTGGRNNHGRITSRFIGGGHKRLYRIIDFKRRDKANVPAKVAAIEYDPNRSARIALLHYVDGEKRYVLAPEGLAVGQIVNAGPEADPKLGNALPLRFVPVGAVVHAVELVPGKGAQLARSAGTSIQVQGKESDYVILRLPSGELRRVHSECYATIGTVGNAEHKNIVLGKAGRSRWLGQKPHQRGSAMNPVDHPHGGGEGRTGAGRVPVSPWGQPAKGLKTRRKRKNSDRFIIARRGGK, encoded by the coding sequence ATGGCCGTCAAGAAATACCGTCCCTACACCCCGTCGCGTCGCCAGATGACGACGGCGGACTTCAGCGGACTGACCAAGAAGCGCCCCGAAAAGGCGCTGACCACTGCGCTGCCCAAGACCGGTGGCCGCAACAACCACGGGCGCATCACCAGCCGCTTTATCGGCGGGGGCCACAAGCGCCTTTACCGCATCATCGACTTCAAGCGCCGCGACAAGGCGAACGTGCCCGCGAAGGTCGCCGCCATCGAGTACGACCCCAACCGCAGCGCCCGCATCGCCCTGCTGCACTACGTGGACGGCGAGAAGCGGTATGTCCTCGCGCCCGAAGGCCTGGCGGTCGGTCAGATCGTCAACGCGGGTCCCGAGGCCGATCCCAAGCTCGGCAACGCGCTGCCCCTGCGCTTCGTGCCGGTCGGTGCGGTGGTTCACGCCGTCGAACTGGTCCCCGGCAAGGGCGCCCAGCTCGCCCGCAGCGCCGGGACCAGCATCCAGGTGCAGGGCAAGGAAAGCGACTACGTGATCCTGCGCCTGCCCAGCGGCGAACTGCGCCGCGTCCACAGCGAGTGCTACGCCACCATCGGCACGGTGGGCAACGCCGAGCACAAGAACATCGTGCTGGGCAAGGCCGGTCGCAGCCGCTGGCTGGGCCAGAAGCCGCACCAGCGCGGCAGCGCGATGAACCCGGTGGACCACCCGCACGGCGGTGGTGAAGGCCGCACTGGCGCGGGCCGCGTGCCCGTGTCTCCCTGGGGTCAGCCCGCCAAGGGCCTCAAGACCCGCAGGAAGCGCAAGAATTCCGACCGCTTCATCATCGCCCGCCGCGGCGGGAAGTAA
- the tuf gene encoding elongation factor Tu: MAKGTFERTKPHVNVGTIGHVDHGKTTLTAAITFTAAAMDPTVEKLAYDQIDKAPEEKARGITINTAHVEYNTPARHYSHVDCPGHADYVKNMITGAAQMDGAILVVSSADGPMPQTREHILLARQVGVPYIVVFMNKVDMVDDEELLELVEMEVRELLSRYEFPGDDLPVIKGSALQALEQLQANPKTARGENQWVDKIWELLDAIDSYIPTPERDTDKAFLMPVEDVFTITGRGTVATGRVERGVVKVQDEVEIVGLADTRKTTVTGIEMHRKLLDQGMAGDNVGVLLRGVARDDVERGQVLAKPGSIKPHTKFEASVYVLSKDEGGRHSAFFGGYRPQFYFRTTDVTGVVELAEGVEMVMPGDNVTFTVELIKPIAMEEGLRFAIREGGRTVGAGVVTKVLE, encoded by the coding sequence ATGGCAAAAGGAACGTTTGAGCGGACGAAGCCCCACGTGAACGTGGGGACGATCGGGCACGTGGACCACGGCAAGACCACGCTGACCGCGGCGATCACCTTCACGGCGGCGGCGATGGACCCCACCGTCGAAAAACTGGCCTACGACCAGATCGACAAGGCCCCCGAGGAAAAGGCCCGCGGCATCACCATCAACACCGCCCACGTCGAATACAACACCCCCGCTCGGCACTACTCCCACGTCGACTGCCCCGGTCACGCCGACTACGTCAAGAACATGATCACCGGCGCGGCCCAGATGGACGGCGCCATCCTGGTCGTCAGCAGCGCGGACGGCCCGATGCCCCAGACCCGCGAGCACATCCTGCTGGCCCGTCAGGTCGGCGTGCCCTACATCGTCGTGTTCATGAACAAGGTCGACATGGTCGACGACGAGGAACTGCTGGAACTGGTCGAGATGGAAGTGCGCGAGCTGCTCTCGCGCTACGAGTTCCCGGGTGACGACCTGCCGGTGATCAAGGGCAGCGCCCTGCAGGCGCTGGAACAGCTCCAGGCCAACCCCAAGACCGCCCGCGGCGAAAACCAGTGGGTGGACAAGATCTGGGAACTGCTCGACGCCATCGACAGCTACATCCCCACCCCCGAGCGCGACACCGACAAGGCCTTCTTGATGCCGGTCGAAGATGTGTTTACCATCACCGGTCGCGGCACCGTCGCGACCGGCCGCGTGGAGCGCGGCGTGGTGAAGGTGCAGGACGAAGTCGAGATCGTGGGGTTGGCGGATACCCGCAAGACCACCGTGACCGGCATCGAGATGCACCGCAAGCTGCTGGATCAGGGCATGGCCGGGGACAACGTCGGCGTGCTGCTGCGCGGCGTGGCGCGCGACGACGTGGAGCGCGGACAGGTGCTGGCCAAGCCCGGCAGCATCAAGCCGCACACCAAGTTCGAGGCCAGCGTGTACGTCTTGAGCAAGGATGAGGGCGGGCGTCACTCGGCGTTCTTCGGGGGCTACCGCCCGCAGTTCTACTTCCGGACGACGGACGTGACTGGGGTGGTGGAACTGGCCGAAGGGGTGGAGATGGTGATGCCCGGGGACAACGTGACCTTCACGGTGGAACTGATCAAGCCCATCGCCATGGAAGAAGGTCTGCGCTTCGCCATCCGCGAGGGCGGCCGTACCGTCGGCGCGGGCGTCGTCACCAAGGTCCTGGAGTAA
- the fusA gene encoding elongation factor G, with the protein MTTKAQSYLTHFRNIGIAAHIDAGKTTTTERILYYTGRTHNIGEVHDGAATMDWMEQERERGITITAAATTAKWKRSGTDQEYTINIIDTPGHVDFTIEVERSMRVLDGAVAVFDSSQGVEPQSETVWRQADRYGVPRIAFSNKMDKTGASFELVVNDIRERLGAIPAPIQYPMGQENEFKGIIDLVRQRAYTYTNDLGTDIEEHDIPAEYADKVAEMRTQLIEAAAEVDEDLMMMYLEGEEPSAEQLVNAIRKGTIEKKIFPVLCGSSLKNKGVQLLLDAVVDYLPSPLEVPAIKGTTEDGETVEYPADPEGKLAALAFKIMADPYVGRLTFVRIYSGTLQSGSYVYNASKERRERVGRLLKMHANSREEVSELKAGELGAVIGLKEAGTGNTLIGDGDTRVLLESIDVPEPVIKLAIEPKTKADQEKMGVGLQKLAEEDPTFKVETDQESGQTTIAGMGELHLEILVDRLKREYKVDANVGAPQVAYRETITKPVDVEGKFVRQSGGRGQFGHVKIKAEPLEPGAGFVFENAVVGGTVPREYIAPAQKGIEEAMQSGPMLGFPVVDMKVTVYDGSYHEVDSSEMAFKIAGSMALKEAVQKGAPALLEPIMRVEVTVPEEYMGDIIGDLNSRRGQIQGMEARGNAQIVKSFVPLSEMFGYATDMRSMTQGRASYSMFFDHYSQVPNNLAQQLMKK; encoded by the coding sequence ATGACGACTAAAGCCCAGAGCTACCTCACCCACTTCCGCAATATCGGGATTGCCGCGCACATCGACGCCGGGAAGACCACCACCACCGAGCGCATCCTGTACTACACGGGGCGCACGCACAACATCGGTGAGGTGCACGACGGCGCCGCCACGATGGACTGGATGGAGCAGGAGCGCGAGCGCGGCATCACCATCACCGCCGCCGCCACCACCGCCAAGTGGAAGCGGTCCGGCACCGACCAGGAATACACCATCAACATCATCGACACGCCCGGCCACGTGGACTTCACCATCGAGGTGGAGCGTTCCATGCGCGTGCTGGACGGCGCGGTGGCGGTGTTCGACTCCTCGCAGGGCGTCGAGCCTCAGTCCGAAACCGTGTGGCGTCAGGCCGACCGCTACGGCGTGCCCCGCATCGCCTTCTCCAACAAGATGGACAAGACGGGCGCCTCGTTCGAACTCGTGGTGAACGACATCCGCGAGCGCCTGGGCGCGATCCCCGCCCCCATCCAGTACCCGATGGGCCAGGAGAACGAGTTCAAGGGCATCATCGACCTGGTGCGTCAGCGCGCCTACACCTACACCAACGACCTGGGCACCGACATCGAGGAACACGACATCCCCGCCGAGTACGCGGACAAGGTCGCCGAGATGCGGACCCAGCTGATCGAGGCCGCCGCCGAGGTCGACGAAGACCTGATGATGATGTACCTCGAAGGCGAGGAACCCAGCGCCGAGCAGCTCGTCAACGCCATCCGCAAGGGCACCATCGAGAAGAAGATCTTCCCGGTGCTGTGCGGCTCCTCCCTCAAGAACAAGGGCGTTCAGCTCCTCCTCGACGCGGTCGTGGACTACCTGCCCAGCCCGCTGGAAGTGCCCGCCATCAAGGGCACGACCGAGGACGGCGAGACGGTCGAGTACCCCGCCGACCCCGAAGGCAAGCTGGCCGCGCTCGCGTTCAAGATCATGGCCGACCCCTACGTGGGCCGCCTGACCTTCGTGCGCATCTACTCGGGCACCCTCCAGAGCGGTTCCTACGTGTACAACGCCTCCAAGGAACGCCGCGAGCGCGTGGGCCGACTCCTCAAGATGCACGCCAACAGCCGCGAGGAAGTCTCCGAGCTCAAGGCGGGCGAACTGGGCGCCGTGATCGGCCTCAAGGAAGCGGGCACCGGCAACACCCTGATCGGCGACGGTGACACGCGCGTGCTGCTGGAGAGCATCGACGTGCCCGAGCCCGTCATCAAGCTCGCCATCGAGCCGAAGACCAAGGCCGACCAGGAAAAGATGGGCGTCGGCCTCCAGAAGCTGGCGGAAGAAGACCCCACCTTCAAGGTCGAAACCGACCAGGAGTCGGGCCAGACCACCATCGCGGGCATGGGCGAGCTGCACCTGGAGATCCTGGTGGACCGCCTGAAGCGCGAGTACAAGGTGGACGCCAACGTGGGCGCGCCCCAGGTGGCCTACCGCGAGACGATCACCAAGCCGGTGGACGTGGAAGGCAAGTTCGTGCGTCAGTCCGGCGGCCGCGGTCAGTTCGGCCACGTGAAGATCAAGGCCGAGCCGCTGGAACCCGGCGCGGGCTTCGTGTTCGAGAACGCCGTCGTGGGCGGCACCGTGCCCCGCGAGTACATCGCCCCGGCCCAGAAGGGCATCGAGGAAGCCATGCAGTCGGGCCCCATGCTGGGCTTCCCGGTCGTGGACATGAAGGTCACCGTCTACGACGGCAGCTACCACGAGGTGGACTCCAGCGAAATGGCCTTCAAGATCGCCGGTTCGATGGCGCTCAAGGAAGCCGTGCAGAAGGGCGCCCCGGCGCTGCTGGAACCCATCATGCGCGTCGAGGTGACGGTGCCCGAGGAGTACATGGGCGACATCATCGGTGACCTGAACAGCCGCCGCGGCCAGATTCAGGGCATGGAAGCCCGCGGCAACGCGCAGATCGTCAAGTCGTTCGTGCCGCTCTCGGAGATGTTCGGCTACGCGACCGACATGCGCTCGATGACGCAGGGCCGCGCCAGCTACTCCATGTTCTTCGACCACTACAGCCAGGTGCCCAACAACCTGGCGCAGCAGTTGATGAAGAAGTAA
- the rpsS gene encoding 30S ribosomal protein S19, whose translation MPRSLKKGPFVDDHLLKKVDAQNERKDKRVIKTWSRRSTIVPEMIGHTIAVHNGKQHVPVFVNEQMIGHKLGEFSPTRTYRGHGADKNAKGSKKK comes from the coding sequence ATGCCCCGTAGCCTGAAGAAAGGGCCGTTCGTGGATGACCACCTCCTGAAGAAGGTGGACGCCCAGAACGAGCGCAAGGACAAGCGCGTCATCAAGACCTGGAGCCGCCGCTCCACCATCGTGCCCGAGATGATCGGCCACACCATCGCCGTCCACAACGGCAAGCAGCACGTGCCGGTCTTCGTGAACGAGCAGATGATCGGCCACAAGCTCGGCGAGTTCAGCCCCACCCGCACCTACCGCGGGCACGGCGCCGACAAGAACGCCAAGGGGAGCAAGAAGAAATGA